The following are encoded in a window of Pristiophorus japonicus isolate sPriJap1 unplaced genomic scaffold, sPriJap1.hap1 HAP1_SCAFFOLD_4257, whole genome shotgun sequence genomic DNA:
- the LOC139251241 gene encoding serine/threonine-protein kinase TAO1-B-like, protein MLSLQSDRSERIRSLLERQAREIEAFDSESMRLGFSNIGLSGLSPASAFTHSYQVPNPGWVSRPPARAGSHWGHGGIPGPGPGSGTPQAWRQPMVLGPGAWAHPASIPSSRGSGLALRNSPQALRRTASGGQAEPGISRSTSVTSQISNGSHLSYS, encoded by the coding sequence ATGTTGTCTCTGCAGAGCGACCGGTCGGAGCGTATTCGGAGCCTGTTGGAGCGGCAGGCTCGGGAGATCGAAGCCTTTGACTCGGAGAGTATGCGTCTGGGTTTCAGTAACATAGGGCTGAGCGGCCTATCTCCGGCGTCCGCCTTCACCCACTCCTACCAGGTGCCCAACCCGGGCTGGGTCTCCCGGCCCCCGGCCCGGGCCGGCTCCCACTGGGGCCATGGGGGGATCCCGGGCCCAGGCCCCGGCTCGGGGACTCCGCAGGCCTGGCGACAACCTATGGTCCTGGGCCCGGGGGCCTGGGCTCACCCAGCATCCATCCCCAGCTCACGGGGCAGCGGCCTGGCTCTCCGCAACAGCCCCCAGGCCCTCCGTCGCACGGCCTCCGGGGGGCAGGCTGAGCCTGGGATCAGCAGGAGCACCAGTGTCACATCGCAGATCTCCAACGGCTCACACCTGTCCTACTCCTGA